From Deinococcus aquaticus, one genomic window encodes:
- a CDS encoding M42 family metallopeptidase, with translation MSAPGLNLEYTLDVLVRLLDTPSPTGFTDRAVTLIESELRALGVPSHRTRKGALTWAVPGTGAGHVTFSGHVDTLGAMVKGVKDSGRLRLWGLGGYDWATVEGEDVRVHTQAGRELTGTVVNVRQSTHVHGAALRDLKREAAVMEVRLDEPVFGARDVQALGVSVGDFVSFDARPRVTGSGYVKARHLDNKAAVAVFLAVTRELLARPAGITAAFHITTYEEVGHGAATGIPAHTDELIAVDMAAVGDGQTSSEHHVTLCVADGGGPYDHALGNRLRAAARTAGLDLRVDIYPFYASDGTAAWRAGGDYPVALIGPGVDASHAYERTHTDALRATGDLMLAYLHRD, from the coding sequence ATGAGCGCTCCGGGCCTGAACCTCGAGTACACCCTGGACGTGCTGGTGCGCCTGCTGGACACGCCCAGCCCCACGGGCTTCACGGACCGCGCCGTGACCCTGATCGAGTCGGAATTGCGGGCGCTGGGCGTGCCGTCCCACCGGACCCGCAAGGGTGCGCTGACCTGGGCGGTGCCGGGCACGGGCGCGGGGCACGTGACGTTCAGCGGGCACGTGGACACGCTGGGCGCGATGGTCAAGGGCGTCAAGGACAGCGGGCGGCTGCGGCTGTGGGGGCTGGGCGGGTACGACTGGGCGACCGTGGAGGGCGAGGACGTGCGCGTGCACACGCAGGCCGGGCGGGAACTGACGGGCACGGTCGTGAACGTCCGCCAGAGCACGCACGTGCACGGCGCGGCGCTGCGGGACCTGAAACGCGAGGCGGCCGTCATGGAAGTCCGGCTGGACGAACCAGTGTTCGGCGCGCGGGACGTGCAGGCGCTGGGCGTGAGCGTGGGGGATTTCGTGAGTTTCGACGCGCGGCCCCGCGTGACCGGCAGCGGGTACGTGAAGGCCCGCCACCTGGATAACAAGGCGGCGGTCGCGGTGTTCCTGGCGGTCACGCGCGAGCTGCTGGCCCGCCCGGCGGGTATTACGGCCGCCTTTCACATCACCACGTACGAGGAGGTCGGGCACGGCGCGGCCACCGGCATTCCCGCGCACACCGACGAGCTGATCGCCGTGGACATGGCGGCAGTCGGGGACGGGCAGACCAGCAGCGAGCATCACGTGACGCTGTGCGTTGCGGACGGCGGCGGGCCGTACGATCACGCGCTCGGGAACCGGCTGCGCGCCGCCGCCCGCACGGCCGGGCTGGACCTGCGGGTGGATATCTACCCCTTCTACGCCTCGGACGGCACGGCGGCGTGGCGGGCCGGTGGGGATTACCCGGTCGCGCTGATCGGGCCGGGCGTGGACGCCAGTCACGCCTACGAGCGCACGCACACCGACGCCCTGCGCGCCACGGGTGACCTGATGCTGGCCTACCTGCACCGCGACTGA
- a CDS encoding isochorismatase family protein, translating into MTLTPNALLLLNAQRHDLEDRSDERALARDWAHHVDEARAAGWLVAFVQWDAPRGADWETFSKAWTLHPDFRAEQGDVLVRAGRPDAFEDSELAAQLHGRAVQTLHVLALPGTPELTATLASAQAAGFAVAELDVLA; encoded by the coding sequence ATGACCCTCACCCCGAACGCCCTGCTGCTGCTGAACGCGCAGCGTCACGACCTGGAGGACCGCAGCGACGAGCGGGCGCTGGCGCGCGACTGGGCGCACCACGTGGATGAGGCCCGCGCGGCCGGGTGGCTGGTGGCGTTCGTGCAGTGGGACGCGCCGCGCGGCGCGGACTGGGAGACCTTCTCGAAAGCGTGGACGCTGCACCCGGATTTCCGGGCCGAGCAGGGTGACGTGCTGGTCCGCGCGGGCCGCCCGGACGCCTTCGAGGACTCGGAACTGGCCGCGCAGCTGCACGGGCGGGCTGTGCAGACCCTGCACGTGCTGGCACTGCCGGGCACGCCGGAACTCACGGCGACCCTGGCGTCCGCGCAGGCCGCGGGCTTCGCGGTCGCCGAACTGGACGTGCTGGCATGA
- a CDS encoding c-type cytochrome — translation MPARPTPTPRPARLNRILLPGLLALGLAALPVVAAPASAPVSTSPVSAAQVQAARGETVYVLACAMCHGDRLEGLSGPGLRDESFEAGFADLPPLGLHDLIRDTMPQDQRGTLSPQEVLDVTAYLLGENGHVLPDTGLNAGNLSGLLPHRQDTPPSP, via the coding sequence GTGCCCGCCCGACCCACCCCCACGCCCCGACCTGCGCGCCTGAACCGCATCCTGCTGCCGGGGCTGCTGGCACTCGGCCTCGCTGCCCTGCCGGTCGTGGCGGCCCCGGCCTCCGCCCCGGTCAGCACCTCACCAGTCAGCGCCGCCCAGGTGCAGGCCGCGCGCGGCGAGACGGTGTACGTCCTGGCCTGCGCCATGTGTCACGGCGACCGCCTGGAGGGCCTCAGCGGTCCCGGTCTGCGCGACGAGAGCTTCGAGGCGGGCTTCGCGGACCTGCCGCCCCTGGGCCTGCACGACCTGATCCGCGACACCATGCCCCAGGACCAGCGCGGCACCCTGAGTCCGCAGGAGGTGCTGGACGTCACCGCCTACCTGCTCGGCGAGAACGGCCACGTGCTCCCGGACACCGGCCTGAACGCCGGGAACCTCTCCGGGCTGCTGCCGCACCGGCAGGACACGCCGCCCTCTCCCTGA
- a CDS encoding dynamin family protein — translation MLVSSRVQDLLGRERALLGDVLGLLVGQGAPPDVVEGARVAVRALDEAFLLVVVGEFNAGKSSFVNALLGASVLPEGVTPTTDRIYVLVNGEVPGQMEATRDPFVSRLTYPLPSLEGVALVDTPGTNAIVRQHQALTEGFLPRADLVLFLTSADRPFTESERQFLSLAARWGRSVIMVVNKADLLETPEQKAQVREFVEAGARGVLGLTPPVLLISARAEQRGGDVGFHALREVLRMRLSEVERTRLKLLSPLGTVSELLAGEEARGVASRQTLAEDLGVLRELEARQLAHQESTLGELDGQLNRVNRLLSEFEVRADRFIDEKLRFGNLRGLLNGRELEEAFRREAVAELPDAIDRQFGTMIDRFVEVNLGFWEDVQVFLARRQPESAVARTRFSYDRAALLEGIAGSAQQHLQATTQTELARQLSRDAEDAMKGAVGGLAGGLGIGAGLGALIGASALDFTGGILAGLTLGSLGLFVLPNKRLQAHRQLREKVAALREALERIVRSEYGREQERADTRLRDAVRPFTQFTAQEQTRLNEAERKLTALQAELDGLRTEVGALSAPPLPSGGATG, via the coding sequence ATGTTGGTGTCGAGTCGGGTGCAGGATCTGCTGGGGCGTGAGCGGGCGCTGCTGGGTGACGTGCTGGGGTTGCTGGTGGGGCAGGGCGCGCCGCCGGACGTGGTGGAGGGGGCGCGGGTGGCGGTGCGGGCGCTGGATGAGGCGTTCCTGCTGGTGGTGGTCGGGGAGTTCAATGCGGGGAAGAGCTCGTTCGTGAATGCGCTGCTGGGCGCGTCGGTGCTGCCGGAGGGGGTGACGCCGACCACGGACCGGATTTACGTGCTGGTGAACGGTGAGGTGCCGGGGCAGATGGAGGCGACCCGTGATCCCTTCGTGAGTCGTCTGACGTACCCGCTGCCGAGTCTGGAGGGGGTGGCGCTGGTGGATACGCCGGGCACGAACGCGATTGTCCGGCAGCATCAGGCGCTGACGGAGGGGTTCCTGCCGCGCGCGGATCTGGTGTTGTTTCTGACGTCGGCGGACCGGCCGTTCACGGAGTCCGAGCGGCAGTTCCTGTCGCTGGCGGCGCGCTGGGGCCGGAGTGTGATCATGGTGGTGAACAAGGCGGATCTGCTGGAGACGCCGGAGCAGAAGGCGCAGGTGCGGGAGTTCGTGGAGGCGGGCGCGCGGGGCGTGCTGGGCCTGACGCCGCCGGTGCTGCTGATCAGCGCGCGGGCTGAGCAGCGGGGCGGGGACGTGGGTTTTCACGCGCTTCGTGAGGTGCTGCGGATGCGGCTGTCCGAGGTGGAACGCACGCGCCTGAAGTTGCTGAGTCCGCTGGGGACGGTGTCGGAATTGCTGGCGGGGGAGGAGGCACGGGGCGTGGCGTCCCGGCAGACGCTGGCGGAGGACCTGGGTGTGCTGCGGGAGCTGGAGGCGCGGCAACTGGCGCACCAGGAGAGCACGCTGGGAGAACTGGATGGGCAGCTGAACCGCGTGAACCGCCTGCTGAGCGAGTTCGAGGTGCGCGCCGACCGGTTTATTGACGAGAAGTTGCGGTTCGGGAACCTGCGGGGCCTGCTGAACGGGCGGGAACTGGAGGAGGCGTTCCGGCGGGAGGCGGTGGCGGAGTTGCCGGACGCGATCGACCGGCAGTTCGGGACGATGATCGACCGGTTCGTGGAGGTGAACCTGGGCTTCTGGGAGGACGTGCAGGTGTTCCTGGCACGGCGGCAGCCGGAGTCGGCGGTGGCCAGAACGCGCTTCAGTTACGACCGGGCGGCGCTGCTGGAGGGTATTGCGGGCAGCGCGCAGCAGCACCTGCAGGCGACCACGCAGACGGAACTGGCGCGGCAACTGTCGCGGGACGCTGAGGACGCCATGAAGGGCGCGGTGGGTGGTCTGGCAGGTGGCCTGGGAATCGGGGCGGGTCTGGGCGCGCTGATCGGGGCGTCCGCGCTGGATTTCACGGGCGGGATTCTGGCGGGCCTGACGCTGGGCAGCCTGGGTCTGTTCGTCCTGCCGAACAAGAGGTTGCAGGCGCACCGGCAGCTCCGTGAGAAGGTCGCGGCGCTGCGTGAGGCCCTCGAGCGGATCGTGCGCAGTGAGTACGGGCGCGAGCAGGAGCGGGCCGATACGCGCCTGCGGGACGCGGTGCGGCCGTTCACGCAGTTCACGGCGCAGGAGCAGACGCGCCTGAATGAAGCCGAGCGGAAACTCACGGCGCTGCAGGCGGAACTCGACGGTCTGCGGACCGAGGTGGGCGCGCTGTCCGCCCCGCCGCTGCCATCAGGAGGCGCGACCGGCTGA
- a CDS encoding IclR family transcriptional regulator, whose product MLSLQKAANILGAFSAEQPEWGVRALASHLSVPRATAHAYLAGLTEAGFLRRTPAGKYRLSWHLAEMGAQLTASLPWFPEARSLITRLALEVRAVAFLCILEGEEVVATIRERHPDADIDLPLDVYLPATATASGKILYAHADITPRSFEACTPSSITSLDEWKTEVAKVRRLGYAYSIEEWIPGQCTLGVPYHALHSGLPDGHPGDTVVAAIGVQMSAGRYLREERSIRERVLQIVREAEALP is encoded by the coding sequence GTGCTCTCACTCCAGAAAGCGGCCAACATTCTGGGAGCTTTTAGCGCCGAACAACCCGAATGGGGCGTCCGGGCGCTGGCCTCCCACCTCAGCGTGCCCCGCGCCACCGCACACGCCTACCTCGCCGGCCTGACCGAGGCGGGCTTCCTGCGCCGCACTCCCGCCGGCAAGTACCGCCTGTCCTGGCACCTCGCCGAGATGGGCGCGCAGCTCACCGCCTCGCTCCCCTGGTTCCCCGAGGCCCGCTCCCTGATCACCCGGCTGGCCCTGGAGGTGCGCGCCGTGGCGTTCCTGTGCATCCTGGAAGGCGAGGAGGTCGTCGCGACCATCCGCGAACGCCACCCGGACGCCGACATCGACCTGCCGCTCGACGTGTACCTGCCCGCCACCGCCACCGCCAGCGGCAAGATCCTCTACGCGCACGCCGACATCACACCCCGCAGTTTCGAGGCGTGCACGCCCAGTTCCATCACCTCACTGGACGAATGGAAAACCGAGGTCGCCAAGGTCCGCCGCCTCGGGTACGCGTACTCCATCGAGGAGTGGATTCCCGGGCAGTGCACCCTGGGCGTGCCGTACCACGCGCTGCACAGCGGCCTGCCCGACGGTCACCCCGGCGACACGGTCGTGGCGGCCATCGGCGTGCAGATGAGCGCCGGACGCTACCTGCGCGAGGAACGCAGCATCCGCGAACGCGTCCTGCAGATTGTCCGCGAGGCCGAAGCGCTGCCCTGA